Proteins encoded by one window of Streptomyces sp. NBC_01477:
- a CDS encoding site-2 protease family protein encodes MSVTPIRQARRGGERISPVFLGIAAVMAVSGWAVWTGFASDAGFAVFLFVVSGWVVSLCLHEYAHARTALHSGDITIGDKGYLTLNPLKYTNAALSVVLPVIFVIMGGIGLPGGAVFIERGRIHGRWRHSLISAAGPLTNVLFAVALMLPFTLHVDSWPPTFLSALSFLAFLQVSAAFLNLLPIPGLDGYGVWEPWLPYSFRRQVEPFAPFGLIATFGVLYIPSVNEKFFDGVYHVMGWFNVPDEFANYGYWLFRFWSH; translated from the coding sequence ATGAGCGTGACGCCGATTCGCCAAGCCCGCCGCGGCGGTGAGCGCATCAGCCCCGTCTTCCTCGGCATCGCGGCGGTCATGGCCGTGTCCGGCTGGGCGGTATGGACCGGCTTCGCCTCGGACGCCGGCTTCGCGGTCTTCCTGTTCGTCGTGTCCGGCTGGGTCGTCTCGCTGTGCCTGCACGAGTACGCCCACGCCCGTACCGCCCTGCACAGCGGCGACATCACCATCGGCGACAAGGGCTACCTCACCCTCAACCCGCTGAAGTACACCAACGCCGCGCTCTCCGTCGTCCTCCCGGTGATCTTCGTGATCATGGGCGGTATCGGCCTGCCCGGCGGCGCCGTCTTCATCGAGCGGGGCCGCATCCACGGCCGGTGGCGGCACAGCCTCATCTCGGCCGCGGGCCCGCTGACGAACGTGCTGTTCGCCGTCGCGCTGATGCTGCCCTTCACCCTGCACGTGGACAGCTGGCCGCCGACTTTCCTGTCCGCCCTGAGCTTCCTGGCGTTCCTCCAGGTCAGCGCGGCCTTCCTGAACCTGCTGCCGATCCCGGGCCTGGACGGCTACGGCGTCTGGGAGCCCTGGCTCCCGTACAGCTTCCGCCGCCAGGTGGAGCCCTTCGCGCCCTTCGGGCTGATCGCCACCTTCGGGGTGCTGTACATCCCCTCGGTCAACGAGAAGTTCTTCGACGGCGTCTACCACGTGATGGGCTGGTTCAACGTGCCGGACGAGTTCGCGAACTACGGCTACTGGCTCTTCCGCTTCTGGAGCCACTGA
- a CDS encoding BTAD domain-containing putative transcriptional regulator, which produces MRYTILGTTQALRDDAEPVALAGGRLRALLTALALRPGRVVTADVLIDEVWDGDPPAGATGALQALVGRLRKAIGHDAVGSVEGGYRLAAERDDIDLYRFQRLADEGARALADGDPVKAAGLLADALALWRGPALADLPDRGTAAVRSEALRLDTRRLRLTAELDLGRAAHVLPELAELAADHPLDEPLHALHIRALRAAGRTADALAAYDVVRRALADELGTDPSPELRALHAELLNPRQDPPQPPAPLRPGSGGAPGRPGGNARARLTSFVGREAELAAVGADLSRARLVTITGPGGTGKTRLSQEAGDLVAGRWPDGVWYAELAPVSDPRTLPEAVISSLGLRDTLLHGGAAEAAIAVETKAKDPMRRLADHLATREILLVLDNCEHVIDAAAKLAEQLLADCPGLAVLATSREPLGVPGELVRPLDPLPDPTALRLLADRGAAARPGFSVDDDPVACAELCHRLDGLPLAIELAAARLRSLSPRGLADRLDDRFRLLTGGSRTLLPRQQTLRAVVDWSWDLLDPAERTLLRRLAVFRGGWTLEAAEAICADPPPAHPAGAGPRPPIGPADAAPLLASLVDKSLVLAELTADSERYRMLETISEYAAERLDESGERAAVERRHLTYFREYARTADPLLRQAGQLVWFDRLEREHENLRAALRRAVDAGDEQEALMLVLGCAWFWEVRNYISERRYWPKRVAAMGDDPFTLPPDLEPVERGPLDDPPPLTGPRLLEARRWVRVIELTAAEGETEWWTDPSLARAGESLIANYPPHLPQSARLPGIMRPFGAFFSGRFDQLQALVSDTVEACRRHHRDWELAFALQLRAKVNNDVAERLAESIRDIGESRRIFERLGDEWGTAETLSAEAEAASNAGDWDHSAACCVRGMELARKIGSHQRIPVLTVRLGDALVNAGHVEEGMRKLWEGVNDAERFGTDNDGAAFFGKILLAGALSHTGQAAEALVLVEETMAQGAAANGQPGFVLGMLLGLKGYLIGILGEPEAGLGMLQDGLATLAEHPLASVITPRLGILLAPGAIELLVLLAERGGPDGIGERRARRAATLVNAHDRLRPSAVPPAEADELARSKARLLALLGEDGYAAGYAEGDGLGVDEAVALMRDVD; this is translated from the coding sequence GTGCGATACACGATTCTCGGCACCACCCAGGCCCTGCGGGACGACGCGGAGCCGGTCGCCCTCGCGGGCGGCCGGCTCCGCGCGCTGCTGACGGCGCTCGCGCTGCGGCCCGGCCGGGTGGTGACCGCGGACGTCCTGATCGACGAGGTGTGGGACGGGGACCCGCCGGCCGGCGCGACCGGGGCGCTGCAAGCCCTGGTCGGACGGCTGCGCAAGGCCATCGGGCACGACGCGGTCGGCTCCGTCGAGGGCGGCTACCGGCTCGCGGCGGAACGCGACGACATCGACCTCTACCGTTTCCAGCGGCTCGCCGACGAGGGCGCGCGGGCGCTGGCCGACGGCGACCCGGTGAAGGCGGCCGGGCTGCTGGCCGACGCGCTCGCCCTGTGGCGCGGCCCCGCCCTGGCCGACCTGCCCGACCGCGGCACCGCGGCCGTACGCAGCGAGGCCCTGCGGCTGGACACCCGGCGGCTGCGGCTGACGGCGGAGCTGGACCTCGGCCGGGCGGCACATGTGCTGCCCGAGCTGGCGGAGCTGGCCGCCGACCACCCGCTGGACGAGCCGCTGCACGCCCTGCACATCCGCGCGCTGCGTGCGGCGGGCCGCACGGCCGACGCCCTGGCGGCGTACGACGTGGTGCGCCGGGCCCTGGCCGACGAACTCGGCACCGACCCGAGCCCGGAACTGCGCGCGCTGCACGCCGAGTTGCTCAACCCCCGGCAGGATCCGCCGCAGCCGCCCGCCCCGCTGCGGCCCGGCAGCGGCGGCGCACCCGGCAGGCCCGGCGGCAACGCCCGTGCCCGGTTGACCAGCTTCGTCGGCCGGGAGGCCGAACTCGCGGCGGTGGGAGCCGACTTGTCCCGCGCCCGGCTGGTGACGATCACCGGACCCGGCGGCACCGGCAAGACCCGGCTGTCGCAGGAGGCCGGCGACCTCGTCGCCGGGCGCTGGCCGGACGGCGTCTGGTACGCCGAACTGGCCCCGGTCAGCGACCCCCGCACCCTCCCCGAGGCCGTGATCAGCTCGCTCGGGCTGCGCGACACCCTGCTGCACGGCGGCGCGGCCGAGGCGGCCATCGCGGTGGAGACCAAGGCCAAAGACCCCATGCGCCGCCTCGCCGACCACCTGGCGACCCGCGAGATACTGCTCGTACTGGACAACTGCGAGCATGTGATCGACGCGGCGGCCAAGCTGGCCGAGCAGCTGCTCGCCGACTGCCCGGGCCTGGCGGTGCTGGCCACCAGCCGCGAACCGCTCGGCGTGCCGGGGGAGTTGGTACGCCCGCTGGACCCGCTGCCCGACCCCACCGCGCTGCGGCTGCTGGCCGACCGGGGCGCCGCGGCCCGGCCCGGCTTCTCGGTGGACGACGACCCGGTCGCCTGCGCCGAACTGTGCCACCGCCTCGACGGACTGCCGCTGGCCATCGAGCTGGCCGCGGCCCGGCTGCGCAGCCTGTCGCCGCGCGGGCTCGCCGACCGGCTCGACGACCGCTTCCGGCTGCTCACCGGCGGCAGCCGTACGCTGCTGCCCCGCCAGCAGACCCTGCGGGCCGTCGTGGACTGGTCCTGGGACCTGCTCGACCCGGCCGAGCGGACGCTGCTGCGGCGGCTGGCGGTCTTCCGCGGCGGCTGGACCCTGGAGGCGGCCGAGGCGATATGCGCCGACCCGCCGCCGGCTCATCCCGCCGGGGCCGGGCCGCGGCCGCCGATCGGCCCCGCCGACGCCGCCCCGCTGCTGGCCTCGCTGGTCGACAAGTCGCTGGTGCTCGCTGAGCTGACCGCGGACAGCGAGCGCTACCGGATGCTGGAGACGATCTCCGAATACGCCGCCGAGCGGCTGGACGAGTCGGGGGAGCGGGCCGCGGTCGAGCGGCGGCACCTGACGTACTTCCGCGAATACGCCCGCACCGCCGACCCGTTGCTGCGCCAAGCGGGCCAACTGGTCTGGTTCGACCGGCTGGAGCGCGAGCACGAGAATCTGCGGGCCGCGCTGCGCCGGGCGGTGGACGCCGGGGACGAGCAGGAAGCGCTGATGCTGGTGCTGGGCTGCGCCTGGTTCTGGGAGGTGCGCAACTACATCTCGGAGCGCCGCTACTGGCCCAAGCGGGTGGCCGCCATGGGCGACGACCCCTTCACCCTGCCGCCGGACCTGGAGCCGGTGGAGCGCGGGCCGCTGGACGACCCGCCGCCGCTGACGGGACCTCGGCTGCTGGAGGCCCGCCGCTGGGTGCGGGTGATCGAACTGACCGCCGCCGAGGGCGAGACGGAGTGGTGGACGGACCCGTCCCTGGCCAGGGCCGGGGAGTCGCTGATCGCCAACTACCCGCCGCACCTGCCGCAGTCGGCCCGGCTGCCGGGCATCATGCGCCCCTTCGGCGCCTTCTTCAGCGGCAGGTTCGATCAGTTGCAGGCCCTTGTCAGCGACACGGTGGAGGCCTGTCGGCGCCATCACCGCGACTGGGAGCTGGCGTTCGCGCTCCAGCTGCGGGCCAAGGTCAACAACGATGTGGCAGAGCGCCTCGCGGAGTCGATCCGGGACATCGGTGAGAGCCGCCGGATCTTCGAGCGGCTCGGCGACGAGTGGGGCACGGCCGAGACGCTGTCGGCGGAGGCCGAGGCCGCGAGCAACGCGGGCGACTGGGACCACTCGGCCGCGTGCTGTGTCCGGGGCATGGAACTGGCTCGCAAGATCGGCTCCCACCAGCGCATACCGGTCCTCACCGTGCGTTTGGGCGACGCCCTGGTCAACGCCGGCCACGTCGAGGAGGGCATGCGCAAGCTCTGGGAGGGGGTGAACGACGCCGAGCGGTTCGGCACCGACAACGACGGCGCCGCCTTCTTCGGCAAGATCCTGCTCGCCGGCGCGCTCAGCCACACCGGGCAGGCCGCCGAGGCGCTGGTCCTGGTCGAGGAGACGATGGCGCAGGGCGCCGCGGCCAACGGGCAGCCCGGCTTCGTGCTCGGCATGCTGCTGGGTCTGAAGGGCTATCTGATCGGCATACTCGGCGAGCCCGAAGCGGGCCTCGGCATGCTCCAGGACGGCCTGGCCACGCTGGCCGAGCACCCGCTGGCCAGCGTGATCACCCCGCGGCTCGGCATCCTGCTGGCGCCCGGCGCGATCGAACTGCTGGTGCTGCTGGCCGAGCGGGGCGGCCCCGACGGTATCGGCGAGCGCCGCGCCCGCCGGGCCGCGACCCTGGTGAACGCCCACGACCGGCTCCGCCCGTCCGCCGTCCCGCCCGCCGAGGCGGACGAACTGGCCCGCTCCAAGGCCAGGTTGCTCGCGCTGCTCGGTGAGGACGGGTACGCAGCCGGATACGCCGAAGGCGACGGCCTCGGTGTGGACGAGGCCGTCGCCCTGATGCGCGACGTGGACTGA
- a CDS encoding ABC transporter permease encodes MTTATATFDRPAAATADDEGRIGLRANLRHIGALARRNMLQIKQDPESMFDVLLMPIIFTLLFVYVFGGAVSGKGNQQEYVNYVVPGLMAMMGMNIAMAVGTGINDDFKKGVMDRFRTMPIARSSVLIAKIVVELGRMMIATVILLGVGFALGLTIHTDVLHLLGSVALSAVFGASLMWIFILLGLTMKTPQAVQGVAMLVLMPLQFGSSIFAKPTTMPGWLEGFTKVNPLSNLADAARAMINGGPVAHSVWITLAWSVGITAVTAPLAVARFRKKT; translated from the coding sequence ATGACCACGGCCACGGCCACGTTCGACCGGCCGGCGGCGGCCACCGCGGACGACGAGGGCCGGATCGGCCTGCGGGCCAACCTGCGGCACATCGGTGCCCTCGCCCGCCGCAACATGCTCCAGATCAAGCAGGACCCGGAGTCGATGTTCGACGTCCTGCTGATGCCGATCATCTTCACCCTGCTGTTCGTGTACGTCTTCGGCGGCGCGGTGTCCGGCAAGGGCAACCAGCAGGAGTACGTGAACTACGTGGTGCCCGGCCTGATGGCCATGATGGGCATGAACATCGCGATGGCGGTCGGCACCGGCATCAACGACGACTTCAAGAAGGGGGTCATGGACCGGTTCCGTACGATGCCCATCGCACGGTCCTCGGTACTGATCGCCAAGATCGTCGTGGAGCTGGGCCGGATGATGATCGCCACGGTGATCCTGCTGGGCGTGGGCTTCGCGCTCGGCCTGACGATCCACACCGATGTGCTGCACCTGCTCGGCTCCGTCGCCCTGTCGGCCGTCTTCGGCGCCTCACTGATGTGGATCTTCATCCTGCTGGGTCTGACCATGAAAACGCCGCAGGCGGTTCAGGGGGTCGCCATGCTCGTGCTGATGCCGTTGCAGTTCGGCAGCTCGATCTTCGCCAAGCCCACCACGATGCCGGGCTGGCTGGAGGGGTTCACCAAGGTCAACCCGCTGTCCAACCTGGCGGACGCGGCCCGCGCCATGATCAACGGCGGCCCTGTCGCCCACTCGGTGTGGATCACGCTGGCCTGGTCGGTGGGCATCACCGCGGTGACCGCGCCGCTGGCGGTGGCCCGCTTCCGCAAGAAGACCTGA
- a CDS encoding ATP-binding cassette domain-containing protein produces MTTRLSDNGGGAAVEVRGLVKHYGQTKALDGVDLDVRQGTVLGVLGPNGAGKTTLVRVLSTLIKPDAGSARVAGYDVLRQPRQLRRVIGLTGQYASVDEKLSGRENLYMIGRLLDLPGKEAKARADELLERFSLTEAAKRPAMQYSGGMRRRLDLAASMIGHPSVLYLDEPTTGLDPRTRNEVWEEVQRMVAEGATVLLTTQYMEEAEQLASELTVIDRGKVIANGRVAELKAKVGGRTLQISPSDPGQLGAMAAAIGEAGLDGIGGVQTDQASGTVSVPILTDAQLTAVVGLLAARGYGIAHIGTHLPSLDEVFLAITGKKAAAEPADTDTDAHANDKEEVTV; encoded by the coding sequence ATGACGACGCGACTGAGTGACAACGGCGGAGGCGCCGCCGTCGAGGTGCGGGGGCTGGTAAAGCACTACGGCCAGACCAAGGCACTCGACGGGGTCGACCTCGATGTACGGCAGGGAACGGTGCTCGGAGTGCTCGGGCCCAACGGTGCCGGGAAGACCACCCTGGTCAGGGTGCTGTCCACGCTGATAAAGCCCGACGCGGGCAGCGCGCGGGTGGCGGGCTACGACGTGCTGCGGCAGCCCCGGCAGCTGCGGCGGGTGATCGGCCTCACCGGCCAGTACGCCTCGGTGGACGAGAAGCTGTCCGGCCGGGAGAACCTGTACATGATCGGGCGGCTGCTGGACCTGCCGGGCAAGGAGGCCAAGGCCCGGGCGGACGAACTGCTGGAGCGGTTCTCGCTGACCGAGGCGGCCAAGCGGCCCGCGATGCAGTATTCGGGCGGCATGCGCCGCCGCCTCGACCTGGCGGCGAGCATGATCGGGCACCCGTCGGTGCTGTATCTGGACGAGCCGACCACCGGCCTGGACCCGCGCACCCGCAACGAGGTGTGGGAAGAGGTCCAGCGGATGGTCGCCGAGGGCGCCACCGTCCTGCTGACCACGCAGTACATGGAGGAGGCCGAGCAGCTGGCCAGCGAGCTGACGGTGATCGACCGCGGCAAGGTGATCGCAAACGGCCGGGTGGCGGAGCTCAAGGCGAAGGTCGGCGGCCGGACGCTGCAGATCAGCCCGAGCGACCCCGGCCAGCTCGGCGCGATGGCCGCGGCGATCGGCGAGGCGGGCCTCGACGGGATCGGCGGGGTGCAGACCGACCAGGCGTCCGGCACGGTCTCGGTGCCGATCCTCACCGACGCGCAACTGACCGCGGTGGTCGGCCTGCTGGCCGCCCGCGGGTACGGCATCGCGCACATCGGCACCCATCTGCCCAGCCTGGACGAGGTGTTCCTGGCGATCACCGGCAAGAAGGCCGCCGCCGAGCCGGCGGACACCGACACGGACGCGCACGCGAACGACAAGGAAGAGGTGACGGTATGA
- a CDS encoding zf-HC2 domain-containing protein, with amino-acid sequence MNPHMDVGAYLLGVLDDDEMERFEAHLVDCELCGNELDELSGVVPVLEELRVDGLGVAEMPSGDAMLDRLLVQVSGERRAAHRRRRLIAIAAAAVLVMGGSTIAVLAARDGGHGSAAAAQRFGTDQHTASNPATGVSAVVALTDRGWGSVVDLRLSGVRGPLTCSLVAFAIDGNGQTVATWSVPTEGYGTNTQPDPLTVHGAAGLHASAITRFEVRTESGTLLLTVPT; translated from the coding sequence ATGAACCCGCATATGGACGTGGGCGCCTATCTGCTCGGCGTGCTGGACGACGACGAGATGGAGCGCTTCGAGGCGCACCTGGTCGACTGCGAGCTGTGCGGGAACGAGCTGGACGAGCTGAGCGGTGTCGTGCCGGTGCTCGAGGAGCTGCGGGTCGACGGGCTGGGCGTCGCCGAAATGCCCAGCGGCGACGCGATGCTCGACCGGCTGCTGGTACAGGTCTCCGGCGAGCGCCGGGCGGCCCACCGGCGGCGCCGGCTGATCGCGATCGCCGCCGCCGCGGTGCTCGTCATGGGCGGCTCCACGATCGCCGTACTGGCGGCCAGGGACGGCGGCCACGGCTCCGCCGCGGCAGCCCAGCGCTTCGGCACCGACCAGCACACCGCCTCCAACCCGGCGACCGGTGTCTCGGCGGTCGTCGCCCTCACCGACCGGGGCTGGGGCAGCGTGGTCGATCTCCGCCTCAGCGGCGTCCGCGGCCCGCTGACCTGCAGCCTTGTCGCTTTCGCGATCGACGGGAACGGCCAGACGGTGGCGACGTGGTCCGTGCCGACCGAGGGCTACGGCACCAATACGCAGCCGGATCCGCTCACCGTCCACGGAGCGGCGGGGCTGCACGCCTCGGCCATCACCCGCTTCGAGGTCCGCACCGAATCCGGCACGCTCCTGCTCACCGTCCCGACCTGA
- a CDS encoding sigma-70 family RNA polymerase sigma factor gives MRALYREHAGALYAYVLRLVAGDRFLAEDIVQETLLRAWKSASRLDPAARSLRPWLITVARRIVIDGHRSRQARPPETSPAALDQLPANDEMERSLRLMTISDALQDLSEAHREALIATYFGGRTVNEAAEELGLPPGTVRSRVFYALRALRNALEERGVTTS, from the coding sequence ATGCGGGCGCTGTACCGCGAGCACGCGGGCGCGCTCTACGCGTACGTGCTCCGGCTCGTCGCCGGCGACCGGTTCCTGGCCGAGGACATCGTGCAGGAGACGCTGCTGCGGGCCTGGAAGAGCGCGTCCCGGCTGGACCCCGCGGCCAGGTCGCTGCGGCCCTGGCTGATCACGGTCGCCCGGCGGATCGTCATCGACGGCCACCGCAGCCGCCAGGCCCGCCCGCCCGAGACGTCGCCCGCGGCGCTCGACCAGCTGCCGGCCAACGACGAGATGGAACGCTCGCTGCGGCTGATGACGATCTCGGACGCGCTCCAGGACCTCTCCGAGGCGCACCGGGAGGCGCTGATCGCCACGTACTTCGGCGGCCGTACGGTCAATGAGGCGGCCGAGGAACTGGGGCTGCCGCCCGGGACCGTACGCTCCAGGGTGTTCTACGCGCTGCGCGCCCTGCGGAACGCGCTGGAGGAGAGAGGGGTGACCACCTCATGA
- the panB gene encoding 3-methyl-2-oxobutanoate hydroxymethyltransferase has product MTQLPAAQKSPAGGDASTDNPKALYGGTSTRRVTVRDLALAKERGERWPMLTAYDAMTASVFDEAGIPVLLVGDSMGNCHLGFDSTVPVTMDHMTMLAAAVVRGTSRALVVGDLTFGSYQEGAVQALRSATRLVKEAGVGAVKLEGGERSLPQTEAIVQAGIPVMAHLGLTPQSVGTLGHRVQGRGEEAAQQLIRDAKGAQNAGAFAVVLELVPAEVAAEVTRSLHIPVIGIGAGPDTDAQVLVWTDMVGLTGGKVPRFTKQYLNLRQTLGDAAKAFAGEVVGGAFPAEEHTFH; this is encoded by the coding sequence ATGACGCAACTTCCGGCTGCCCAGAAGTCCCCCGCGGGCGGCGACGCGAGCACGGACAACCCCAAGGCGCTCTACGGCGGCACCAGCACCCGCCGGGTCACCGTGCGCGACCTGGCCCTCGCCAAGGAGCGGGGCGAGCGGTGGCCCATGCTCACCGCGTACGACGCGATGACCGCGTCCGTCTTCGACGAGGCCGGTATCCCGGTGCTGCTGGTCGGCGACTCGATGGGCAACTGCCACCTCGGCTTCGACAGCACGGTGCCGGTCACGATGGACCACATGACGATGCTGGCCGCGGCGGTCGTCCGCGGTACGAGCCGGGCGCTGGTCGTCGGCGACCTGACCTTCGGGTCGTACCAGGAAGGCGCCGTGCAGGCGCTGCGCAGCGCCACCCGGCTGGTCAAGGAGGCCGGGGTCGGGGCGGTCAAGCTGGAGGGCGGCGAGCGGTCGCTGCCGCAGACCGAGGCCATCGTTCAGGCCGGTATCCCGGTGATGGCGCACCTCGGGCTGACCCCGCAGTCGGTCGGCACGCTGGGCCACCGCGTGCAGGGCCGCGGCGAGGAGGCCGCGCAGCAGCTGATCAGGGACGCGAAGGGGGCGCAGAACGCCGGCGCCTTCGCCGTGGTGCTCGAACTGGTGCCGGCCGAGGTGGCGGCCGAGGTCACGCGCTCACTGCACATCCCGGTGATCGGGATCGGGGCCGGGCCCGACACCGACGCGCAGGTGCTGGTGTGGACGGACATGGTCGGCCTGACCGGCGGGAAGGTGCCGCGCTTCACCAAGCAGTACCTGAACCTGCGGCAGACCCTCGGGGACGCGGCCAAGGCCTTCGCGGGCGAGGTCGTCGGCGGCGCCTTCCCGGCCGAGGAGCACACCTTCCACTAG
- a CDS encoding excinuclease ABC subunit UvrA has product MTTARRKGAEPPAGDGADSHDLIRVHGARVNNLKDVSIGIPKRRLTVFTGVSGSGKSSLVFGTVAAESQRLINETYSAFVQGFMPTLARPDVDVLEGLTTAIVVDQQRLGADPRSTVGTATDANALLRILFSRLGQPHIGPPSAYAFNVPSVQASGAMTVERGARKAVKVTYHRTGGMCPNCEGRGTVSDIDLTQLYDDSKSIAGGAFTIPGWTADSFWTVRVYAESGVLDPDKPIRTFTKREMHDFLHKEPTKVKVEGVNLTYEGLIPKIQKSMLSKDKESLQPHIRAFVERAVTFTTCPECDGTRLAEGARSSRIDGTSIADACAMQISDLAEWVRSLDEPSVAPLLATLGDSLDSFVEIGLGYLSLDRPAGTLSGGEAQRVKMVRHLGSPLTDVTYVFDEPTIGLHPHDIQRMNGLLLRLRDKGNTVLVVEHKPETIVIADHAVDLGPGAGADGGTVCFEGTVEELRASGTVTGRHLDDRAALKKAVREPAGVLEIRGAGTHNLRDVDVDVPLGVLTVVTGVAGSGKSSLVHGSIPAGADVVAIDQSPIRGSRRSNPATYTGLLDPVRKAFAKANGVKPALFSANSEGACPTCNGAGVVYTDLAMMAGVASVCEECGGRRFQASVLEYRFGGRDISEVLAMSVTEAEEFFGSGDARTPAAHTVLTRLADVGLGYLSLGQPLTTLSGGERQRLKLATHMADKAGVYVLDEPTSGLHLADVEQLLALLDRLVDAGKSVIVVEHHQAVMAHADWIIDLGPGAGHDGGRIVFEGTPADLVAARSTLTGEHLAQYVGG; this is encoded by the coding sequence ATGACCACGGCCAGGAGGAAGGGCGCGGAGCCGCCGGCGGGGGACGGCGCGGACAGCCACGACCTGATCCGCGTGCACGGCGCCCGCGTGAACAACCTCAAGGACGTCAGCATCGGGATCCCGAAGCGCCGGCTGACGGTCTTCACCGGTGTGTCGGGGTCGGGCAAGAGCTCCCTGGTGTTCGGCACCGTCGCCGCCGAGTCGCAGCGGCTGATCAACGAGACCTACAGCGCCTTCGTGCAGGGCTTCATGCCGACGCTGGCGCGGCCCGACGTCGATGTGCTCGAAGGGCTGACGACCGCGATCGTGGTCGACCAGCAGCGGCTGGGCGCCGACCCGCGCTCCACCGTCGGCACCGCCACCGACGCCAACGCGCTGCTGCGGATCCTGTTCAGCCGGCTCGGGCAGCCGCACATCGGCCCGCCCAGCGCGTACGCCTTCAACGTGCCCTCGGTCCAGGCCAGCGGTGCGATGACCGTCGAGCGCGGCGCCAGGAAGGCGGTGAAGGTCACCTACCACCGCACCGGCGGCATGTGCCCGAACTGCGAGGGCCGCGGCACCGTCTCCGACATCGACCTCACCCAGCTCTACGACGACTCCAAGTCGATCGCCGGGGGCGCGTTCACCATCCCGGGCTGGACGGCGGACAGTTTCTGGACCGTGCGGGTCTACGCCGAGTCCGGTGTGCTCGACCCGGACAAGCCGATCCGCACGTTCACCAAGCGGGAGATGCACGACTTCCTCCACAAGGAGCCGACCAAGGTCAAGGTCGAGGGCGTCAACCTCACCTACGAGGGGCTGATCCCGAAGATCCAGAAGTCGATGCTGTCCAAGGACAAGGAATCGCTCCAGCCGCACATCCGGGCGTTCGTGGAGCGGGCGGTCACCTTCACCACCTGTCCCGAGTGCGACGGCACCCGGCTCGCGGAAGGCGCCAGGTCGTCGAGGATCGACGGCACGAGCATCGCCGACGCGTGCGCGATGCAGATCAGCGACCTGGCCGAGTGGGTGCGCAGCCTCGACGAGCCGTCGGTGGCGCCGCTGCTGGCCACGCTGGGCGACAGCCTCGACTCGTTCGTGGAGATCGGCCTGGGCTATCTCTCGCTCGACCGCCCGGCCGGCACCCTGTCGGGCGGCGAGGCGCAGCGGGTCAAGATGGTCCGCCACCTCGGCTCGCCGCTCACCGACGTCACCTACGTCTTCGACGAGCCGACCATCGGGCTGCACCCGCACGACATCCAGCGGATGAACGGGCTGCTGCTGCGGCTGCGGGACAAGGGCAACACGGTGCTGGTCGTGGAGCACAAGCCGGAGACGATCGTGATCGCGGACCACGCGGTCGACCTCGGCCCCGGCGCCGGCGCGGACGGCGGCACCGTCTGCTTCGAGGGCACCGTCGAGGAGCTGCGCGCCAGCGGCACCGTCACCGGCCGCCACCTGGACGACCGGGCCGCCCTCAAGAAGGCGGTACGCGAGCCGGCCGGCGTGCTGGAGATCCGCGGCGCCGGCACGCACAACCTGCGGGACGTCGACGTCGACGTCCCGCTCGGGGTGCTCACCGTCGTGACCGGCGTCGCCGGCTCCGGCAAGAGCTCGCTCGTGCACGGCTCGATCCCGGCGGGCGCCGACGTGGTCGCGATCGACCAGAGCCCGATCCGCGGCTCGCGCCGCAGCAATCCGGCCACGTACACCGGGCTGCTCGACCCGGTCCGCAAGGCGTTCGCGAAGGCCAACGGCGTCAAGCCGGCGCTCTTCAGCGCCAATTCCGAGGGCGCCTGCCCCACCTGCAACGGCGCCGGCGTCGTCTACACCGACCTGGCGATGATGGCCGGTGTCGCGAGCGTCTGCGAGGAGTGCGGGGGCAGGCGGTTCCAGGCGTCGGTGCTCGAATACCGCTTCGGCGGCCGGGACATCAGCGAGGTGCTCGCGATGTCGGTGACCGAGGCCGAGGAGTTCTTCGGCTCGGGCGACGCCCGTACGCCCGCCGCGCACACCGTCCTCACCCGGCTCGCCGACGTGGGCCTGGGCTATCTCAGCCTCGGCCAGCCGCTCACCACGCTGTCCGGCGGCGAGCGGCAGCGCCTGAAACTGGCCACGCACATGGCGGACAAGGCCGGCGTCTACGTCCTGGACGAACCGACCTCTGGCCTGCACCTCGCCGACGTCGAACAGCTCCTCGCCCTGCTCGACCGCCTTGTCGACGCCGGCAAGTCCGTCATCGTCGTGGAGCACCACCAGGCGGTCATGGCGCACGCCGACTGGATCATCGACCTCGGCCCCGGCGCCGGCCACGACGGCGGCCGGATCGTCTTCGAGGGCACCCCCGCCGACCTGGTCGCCGCCCGCTCCACCCTCACCGGCGAGCACCTGGCGCAATACGTCGGCGGGTGA